CACTACTACAAAAATGTCGTTTTATGACATTTAAAAGCGTCATTATAGCTCGATGTAATGACGTTTGATCTATAATGACGCTCTGCTAGAAACGTCGTCCATTCCAGCGTCACTATAAGTTCATGACAATTATACGAGTCCTAATTTGTAGTTCTATTGGCATTTATAAACGTTATTATTTATCGTTTTAATGACACTTTTAAATGACAAGAAATGCTAGAGAACAACTAAGGTTATATGAATCTAAAGTGATACTCGATGCCTGTCATATATTGGATCTATCATGACGCTTCTATTATGTAAGTACAATAAGATATTATGACACATTTGCCGTATAAGTAGAATGAAATATTATGACACTTTCATGGTGTAACTAGATCGGATTGTTCTGACACTTGTTAACATAAAATTTTGTGAATATTATGAACCGCAAAACTCGAAGAGGTGACACTTTTCAGTGTCAATACATCATATTGCATTAGCCCTGTATCCCATCCGAGGTTTTATACCCAAAAGCAGAATCATATTTCATCCTGcctacacaatataaattctaATTTTTGGAATAATAAAGTTATTACTACCACCTTATAAAGGAAAACCAAGGTGATTTACATTTTCATAGTAATTACTGCAATACAAGTAGCCAAAATGGTGCAAAAGTACTGCATCCAAGCAACTGACATTGCTGCTATGTCAACAAATTACATGCCAATTCAGAGATTTTTTAAAAGTTATGAGTATTACAGTCAAAGAAACAATAGTTCAACAAGAACTCAACAAAAAACGCAATTGACAATGTCTTCAAAAAATAGCCATTTGACCCAAGGACGATCCTTTAGTTTTCTTCAAGAATCACCTACAAGTGTCATAAACCAAGAAATAGAAGTTACAATCACATCTACAGCTCTTCTTTTACAGTTTTaatgttagaaaataaataaaaactaagttaaCCAAATGATAAAGATAAGATAAAAAGATTACCAGGTTTATTGACCAAGCAATAGCTACTCCAATTGCACCTCCAATCTTGAGAAAATTATGGTATGGCCTCATTAGCTCTTCATCATTCTCCACAGGCACATTCACATGAACTTCACTCCAATGTGATCCCAAAGGTATGTCACCAACTTCAGCAGTTGGATCCAAATTTCTAACCACTCCAACAGCACAAATTTTGGACGAATCAACCATGCTTCTTATTGTAACTTTATCCCCAACCttgaaaacaaattttataAAACATATAACCACATTTAAGAGAGCAAGTCTTGAATAGATATTCAATACACAGTACCACAAGAACCAACCCAAAATGACAGCCACAACAAGTACCAAAACCAAAATGCAGTCCATTACAATCAATAATGATATCCAAAACAAGAATCTCAACAATTAACATATAGCAATTACAAACATGTTCATGAAAACCATTTGTGAACGCAGCATCTAAAGAATGTCATAATTGAACTGTTTATTACTTTTATTGGCCGAGAAATAGCATTTGATGACTGTGAAGTATGTCTTTGCGAAGATGGCAAAATTTGTCCTTGTGATTTTCCTTGTTGAATTGATTCTAGTTGCTGAATTCTTTGCTCCATTTTTGACATCGCAGCGCTTTGTTCCATAACCAAGCGAAAACATGTTGAACGACTTGGTATATCGCCCCACAAATCAGATTGTGTAACTCCTAAACCATATGTACGAACTCTTCCACTCCTTTCTTCACCTATTACTTTTGCATACAAGTCATTCCTACCCACACTATCTTTTTCTCCTTCTGGAAGTTGATTTTTTAAGCTTTCCATCTCCTCCTAAAATTAACAATTCAAAGTTACTACATTCTCGTTCTTATCGTAACAGAAAAAGCCTGTTATGAATGAAGTGAATAAGCAGCAACAACATACCATTTTTTCCCCAACTTCATAACTAGATGGCACTCTATTAGAATTAGTGTAGCATATGGTGAACATATCTACTCTAGAGAGAGAATGCCCAACCTCTTTTTCCTACATATAATAGTACATCCCAAGAATATATCAGAATGAAAAATTAGACGTTGTTACCAATTTATATATTATACCTTTTCTACTCGAACTTGAGCAAATGGCTTTTTCCCTGTACTATGAttcatctttttcttctctcggtGCTCCTTGTTTGTTGCAGATATTCTCTACATAGTTAAACATAACAAAAAATAGTTAAGTATAGGCAAATAGAAAAAATGATCACGACTATGAGAGCATTTCATACCTTTGACTCTTCGGAAAGCCATTTAGTCAAAATATTTCTCCATTGCTGTGGAAAAACTCGTTTTGGTCTTTTAAGCACTTGACTTTCAATTGACTCATTTGGATTGAAATAAGTTTTCTTGAGAACATTCTTCcagcttctccatttctttcctACTGATTGCTTAACTCGTTCTTCTATGCCAACAGGGAGATCAAATTTTTCTTGTAATATTGAACACTCAATTAAAAGAGAACAAGCATTCAACTAATGTAGTAGGTTCAAGAAATAGGTACCTTTACTACATCTATCATGTCATTCTTTAAAGACTTGGGAACTTCACGCCAACTATCAATGTCAATTGGTGCATATTTTCCAATTCTTGCCAATGCTCCCAAAAATTCATTGAATTTGCTTCTATTTGTACCAACTGGCTCACCAAGTGTATTGAATTTCACTTTAATTCGCTTGTCAGTACCATGTCTACCCCAAATGTGTCTCATATAAGTTGGTCCCCAAGTTTTCTTAGGCTCCTGATCATCATCAGAACCACCACCTGGAAGTATAATAGACAATTATGACATATCTTATGAAAtagaaactattgttatagatTATATCTAACTGAAATATTAAGTAATTAGTAATTAATAACATACCAGTGCCTtcctcattttccaaatttttagGATCTTCATCACGCAATTGAAAGCTCCTTGATCCTCGATAGCTTTTTCCTCCTCTTGTTCTCGCCATATTTGTACAACTACAATTTTAAATTCATAACAGAACGTGTACAGTTAATAGCATATTAACATGTAATAAACAGCAAAGCATAAAAAATTTAAGCATGTAGATACACCACAATTCAATACATAAAAAGCAACCAAATTTACTGGACACTAAAGCAAAATCAAAAGATAAcattcatttaatttatataagATACCAAAAGATCATCCCTTGGAACTAAATGCCACTCTAGTAGTATCAACTATTTCTCCTATGACACCTTCTCGAACCCAATTAATATCATCAAATGTATCTCTTTGATGACTACTTGAAGGCTGACTTTGCAAGTACATCTCAACAACAATGGGATCCATCTTCAAATCATCTTGTGGTACAGTTGGAATAACAACATTTCACCCCTTATCCAAAGGATCCTCCACGTAAAATACTTGTTTCACTTGAGATGCAAGAACGAAGGGTTCATGGTGGTGCTTCACATTcataaaattcacaagtgtaaaCCCATCATCATCTTGTTTCAATCGTTTCCCCTTAGAGACCCAATCACAGACAAACAAAAT
The genomic region above belongs to Coffea arabica cultivar ET-39 chromosome 7c, Coffea Arabica ET-39 HiFi, whole genome shotgun sequence and contains:
- the LOC140010646 gene encoding uncharacterized protein is translated as MARTRGGKSYRGSRSFQLRDEDPKNLENEEGTGGGSDDDQEPKKTWGPTYMRHIWGRHGTDKRIKVKFNTLGEPVGTNRSKFNEFLGALARIGKYAPIDIDSWREVPKSLKNDMIDVVKRISATNKEHREKKKMNHSTGKKPFAQVRVEKEKEVGHSLSRVDMFTICYTNSNRVPSSYEVGEKMEEMESLKNQLPEGEKDSVGRNDLYAKVIGEERSGRVRTYGLGVTQSDLWGDIPSRSTCFRLVMEQSAAMSKMEQRIQQLESIQQGKSQGQILPSSQRHTSQSSNAISRPIKVGDKVTIRSMVDSSKICAVGVVRNLDPTAEVGDIPLGSHWSEVHVNVPVENDEELMRPYHNFLKIGGAIGVAIAWSINLVILEEN